TTACAGAGGAGTCCTGCCAGCACCATTTTGCCTGTATCCATGGTGACCATTCTTGTTTGTTTCACTTCGCTTTCCCTTACATTGCTTCTTTTGTTCAAGTGGTACCTGAACATGGCTAAATATATGAGCAGTATCAAAGAATAAGCAGAGACAAGAAATGCTGCCCCGGGACCTCACCCACTCGTTTCCTGTCTCAGAAGCAACCCCTCTTACCAGTTTATGCATCCTTCCAAGAGAGTCTATGCATAAATAAGCACCATATGTAACCTTGAAACATAGAGTATATTATGCATGGTCCTACTTCTCGCTGATTTTCCTTAATATATCAGAGACGATGTGACTTTTGATATAAGAAAAAGAGACCATAAGCCTGAGTTTTGAAATTTGGTTGCATCTGACTGACAGAATTAAATCAAAAGGGTTCTGCTTATATGGGAAAaccattttcccccaaatttcgTTGGaatggtgggggggaggtggtaAGGTTGTAAAGTTCCTGTCACCTCCTCTTGTGAGCAGGGCTCACTGACCCAGGAAGACATCCAATTTCCAAGGTCCCAAATGGTCAAGCAGGCAATTCCCAAATGAGCTTACTCTGGAGGAGATGATGATCCTTTCATTCCAGAGGCCAGCGGCATGGCTGGGACAAGAGCCCTGTGCtcggtgggggaggcaggggaaggtGGAACAGACCAAGCACTGTCCTGTCCACTGCTCCGGCTGGTCCTTCCCACCCTGTGACCTCCTTGGTTACAGGACATCCCTCCGTCTCTGCATTGGAGCAGCTTACTGGAGCCATGGGCACCTGCTGGCTCTGGGGCCACTCTGCCCGGCAAGAGGAGGCAGAGTGGGGCTTCTTCTTACTGGTCACAACTTAACAGGGCCACAGACATGCTCCCATCCCTTTGGGTCACCTGGCCTGACTGGGGCAAGGAACTCTTGTGCCTTTTAGGGGAAGGAAGGTACACCTTGGTGGTACACAACCTTTCAGCTTTGGCTTTATCCAGAGGGTTTGAAACTGGTGTGTCCCAGAATCCCAGGGGACCTGTCGCCATGCTGATGCctaggctccaggcccccagagGCTGTCTCagaaggtctggggtggggcccaaaaGCCTGCATTTTTGAGAGGCTCCCAGAAGACCTGAGGATAAGACTTTTCTTTCATTAGTTATTGAGAAACCAGATCTTAAACTCACTCTCCTGGCCCTGCTTAGTGAGAAGAGGGTAACATGAGGAAGGGAATAGGCTCACTTTGGAGCCATAATCTGTACCACCTACGAGCTCTGGGATGCTGAGGAGGCCACTTGCCTTCAGTCCCCTGATGTGATCAACCTCAGAGGTGAAGTTTCAGTAAGATAATGAATGTAAAACACTGAATGTGTGCCTCACACTTAGCAAGCCCTTGACAAGTGGAGGCTATATTTTTATTAGCAGGACTTGCTCCGTCAAAGGGTGGCTCACTTTAAGTCTTTGGGTACATATGTCTCTCAtttaattactttgaattcttgCTATACGAGGAATCAGACCAAGgttccatttctttatctttgatcaCAAAAAGTATTTCAGCAAGTGAGTCTTGAGAAATTGAGATGCCCCTCTTCCAttcttgttattttctctttcttatcaaCATCCCCTTCCTGCCTCAAACACAGCAGCATTTCTTTCATGCTCTTCATCCTGTCTCTGTGGGCTGGGGGCCAGAGGGTGGAGGGAGTTTCTTCAGTTCAGCAGCCCTGGCTCATATCTTTCCCTTGGGCTGGAGAAGGCAAGTATAAGGACAGTTGTCAAACCAGGAAAGTAAAAGGAGACAGAGTTTTTGTGTCATTAATTACACTCAGACGGCACTACTGTGCCATCTTGGAGAAGGCAATAGTCTTCACATAATtatccttaaaagaaaatattttttgaacccAAAGTAGTAGACATTGGGTAGTAGGAttgttgtaatttttcttttagaaacacTTCCAGATGGAAACACCTAACTTACAAAGTTAGGGAGCGATTTTTCCTGGTACAAATTGGGGATTAAAAAATTGACAGTGCTTCCTAGTACATTCACGTTTCTCAAACAATGTTTGAAGGATATAAAATGGGATGGGACCAGGGATACGAGAACTAAAATTCAgttaaagaggggcacctgggtggctcagtcagttaagtgtccgacctgatttctgctcaggtcatgatctcatggttggtaagatggagccttgcatcaggctctgtgctgacagtgcagagcctgcttgggattctctctctccttctctctctgcccctcccctgatcacactggCATACTCTatcaatagaaataaacatttgaaaaaaaattttttttaaatcagctaaAGAAAGGTAAACCTCACTGTGGTTGCTTGAATTTGCCCTCCACCGTCCTGCCCCAGAAGTTTATACATAATGTTTCTCAGCCTAaagctcccctcccctctttgcccctcttccctgcaaaCACAATGTCCCTGTCTCCATAGGCCTAAGGCTTTCATAGCCTTCAAATCTCCATGCAAATCTCCTTTCTCTGAGATGAAtgctgcagacacacacacacacacacacacacacacacacgcacacacacacacttttcccaAGTATCTGCTCATGAGGTAGGAACATGGGCTTGCACATATTCTCCAGCTGGCCCAGATTCCAGCTGATTTGTACAAGTCCATGTTCCTATTTCATGAGTTCGCCAATGGCAGGGGAAAACCTATGTTTATCATTTGCAAAAACTCCTTCTGCCGATACACTCTTCTCtaggaaactcttttttttttttttaattttttaaatttttttttgggacagagagagacagagcatgaacgggggaggggcagagagagagggagacacagaatcggaaacaggctccaggctccgagccatcagcccagagcctgacgcggggctcgaactcacggaccgcgagatcgtgacctggctgaagtcggacgctcaaccgactgcgccacccaggcgccccaactaggAAACTCTTAAACTTCCCCCATCAAATATCCTGAagtttcgttttatttttttgacatattttgagatttaaattttttttaatgtttatttatttttgagagagacagagacagaatgcaagtgggttaggggcagagagagagacacacacacacagaatccaaagcaggctccaggctcagagctgtcagcacagagccccacgtggggctccaattcaagagctgtgagatcataacctgagccgaagtcagacgcccaaccaactgagccacccaggcacccctgagatattttaatagtttcatGGAGGTTAGAAaatatccttggggcacctgggtggtttagtcagttaagagtctgattttggcttgggtcatgatctcatggctcatgggttcgagccccacattgggctctgtgctgacagctcagagcctggagtctgcttcagattctgggtctccctctctccctgaccctcccctgcttgctttctctctttctctcaaaaataaataaacatcaaaaaaagaaaatatccttaaagaagataataataataataatagctactacCATTGACTAGGGCTTGCTCTAAGAAGTCATGCCATGCACTCTCTCACTAAATTCCAACCATGGCACCAAAAAGGTGGGGTCTgttgtcatctccattttataaatgaggaaactgaggcccagagaagttaaacaactgcccatggtcacacagccgGTAAGTAGTGGAGTCCAGCATGACTCTTCCATGAGGCACAGTAGGCACAGAGCCTAGGgtttgtaatacattttttaaataattttttaaagtttattttacttatttggagagagagagagagagcacaagaggggcagagagagagggagacagagaatcccaagcaggctctgccagcatggagcccgatgtgggggtcgaactcatgaaccgtgagtgagatcatgacctcaacctaaatcaagagtcagtcacttaactgactgagccacccaggctccctaggGTTCATAATACTTTTGAGGGccatggaaatgttttctttcagaagaaggaataagataaaattttaggTTGAAGTAAAAAACCTTAatacataatattaatatatttgtatttataccaacatagttataaaatatactttttaatattttttgtggaAGAAGGGATGCATGAAGGCAAAATGCCTAGGGACCGTGAAAGTCATAATGTGGCTCTGCTGGAGTGAAAAACTTAGTTCAGGTCAGTCTGTCTTAAAAGTTTAGGTTTTCACTAGGCCAGtctaaccccattttacaggtgaggaaattgaggtccaaggccacacaacaAAGGAATGGCAGAGCCTAGCATAGAACATAGGTTTCCAGCAGGTCAACCAGGGTGCTCTGTGGTTAGACAGCACCACCTGGTGGTCTTGCTGGGTACTTCCCTTAGTCAAAGGACCCTAAACACAGGGTAACAGACTCAGATATCCCCAGGAAGCAGCCTGGGGATATCTAcccttgggctccacactcagcaggagGGGAGCCAGGACAAGGAGATTTCTTTAGGTTGTCATCAGAATTCACACATTCCCGGCCCCTCACCCCTCTCTCAGGATAAGAATTATCCCTCAGAGTTAATATTCATAAAGTGCTTAGACCAGCCCTGTTCCGTAGGGATATCATGTGAGCCAATATGTAATTTGAAATCTAATAGCCACATGTAAAAAAGCAAACTTAATTTTGGTAATATATCTTATTTAACCCAGGGGTCAGTAAATGACAAGCTATAGGTCAAATCTAGCCCACTGcctatttttttgagagagagggagagagagggagggagagaaaacagcgagaggcagagagacagagataaaaccccccaggagggagggaggggggggggacggggagagggaggcggagagggagagggagagggagagggagagggagagggagagggagagggagagggagggagagagagagagagagagagagagagagaggaacgggactcacctgaagcagggctcatgttcactggaagcagggcttgagctcacctgatgtgagACTCGAAtacacctgatgtgggactcaaactcagaaaccgtgagatcatgacctgagtgaagtcagatgcttaatgactgagtcacccaggtgcctctgcctatttttttaaataaagttttattaacaCATAGCCATGcctattcatttatgtattatttatggcTGCTTTTACACCACAactgcagagttgagtagctTGGAGCTGAGACTAGATGGCCCACAAATGGAAAATACTTACAACTAGTCCTTTCCAGAGAAAGTCTGCCAATCCCTGGTTTAACCCAGCATGGACAAAGTTggtcatttcaacatgtaattcaatataaaaattattaatgagatacgTTTCATGTTTTATCTTATCAAATCTTCAAAGTTTGGTGTGTCTTTTATACTTACAGCTCATTTCAATTTGGGTGagacacatttcaaatgctcaaatgGTAGCTTATAGCTACCAAATGACATAGTGCAGCCTTAGAAAAATGCATGCAAATATCATATTGGTGTTCATTAAATACGTTCATAAATAAATGTCCCGGAAGAAATAGGCCCTAACACCCTGGGACATCCACTGTGTGGAACGAACCTCTTTTCCATGCCTCTAGAATGATGCTAGTTACATAGTATCATCCTTGAGAGACTCGAGAAAATGGTCACTTAAACCATTTTTGGAAGGGTTTAATCTAGTTACAAAATTCCAACTGAGAAAGGCTGCCCTGGCGGTGGCCTATCCTCTTCTAAGCAGCTTGCAGACTTGCTGCTGACAgagatcatcatcatcataattaatataatttacgGACAGAGGCACTTGCTAGGCATTTCCTGAGCACTGTTTCATTTAATGACAGAAATAATGGTGACTCCCTCAGGAAGCCTGTCCCAAGACCTCACGCTGGCTTCAGGGCCTCCTCTGTGCCCCAAAGGTGCCCCCCAACCCCGCACTGCCCCACCCCAACCATCCTCACCCTGTGCTGTGAGCCAGATCTGGCTTCTTATTCCCCAAGAGCCCGGGCTGAAACTGACCTTCAGGAGCTGCTAGATCAATGGGTGTTACAGTCAATCAAATGGTCCTAGAGGAATCCAGAGGTCCTTTGGTATTTGATTAAATTCAGCAGGCAATTGCCAAGCACCTCTGGTGTGCAAGGCTGCGGTGCAAGTTCCAGCAGAATTGCATGCACACATTggcccttgctcacactctctgcctcttgctcttTTGCACTCAAGTACTGTCCCAAAGTTGATGAGGGAAACCCAGGCAAATGAGCTCAAATTGCAGCTTTAAGTGGCCTAGCTCTTCTGTGAAGTTTCAGGGTAAGAGGCAGACCGGGAGAGACACAACTCTCCCAGCCTTCACACATCTAGAAGTCATAGGATGTGTTCTCACCAACAGAATGTAACAGGAAGTAACATTTGTCAGTTTCAGGCCAAGGCAGTTAAGAGTGGGCGTGCTGTCTGCAgactctccatctctcttccctGGTCCCCAGTTGGATGTAGAAGGACTCAGGGAAGGACTCCAACGCCCTAGGAGATGGCAGAGCCACCTTATGGGACAGGCCTGGATCCCCAGATCCGTGTGTGGCAGGTGGCCGGTTGAACATCAGACTGCACTGTGTTGTAAGAAATATATCTTTACTGGTTAAAGCAAGTGGGATGTAGTGgctgtttgttacagcagcaaagCAAACCTGACCCATGCAGGCTCTTTGTGGGGTGGGTGGTGAGAGAAACAGCAAGTCAACATGGAAACCACTTCTTCCCTAAACTGTGGGATACACAGGGACCAAGCAATTCTGCTGTGGGTCCCTTTGATAAAATGAAGAGCAAGTAAAGACTGGGAGAGAGTCCCCTCCTCCACTTAGCACCATAATAAGATCTTAgtgagcccctcccctgcccccccacccccacccccaccactctgCTGCTGGAGCACATGGGAGACCCCACTGTTTCTCCCCAGGAGAGCAGCTAGCACCCTACACGTTGCTGGTGATGGAGGGTTTGGGGGCTCTGCAAGGAGCTGATTCTCTGAGGACATACAAGAGGCAGCAGGTGGGCCACCGTGAATCCTGGAGGGGTGCCCAAGGTAGACAGGAGACAGGGCTGGACACAACAGAGGGAGGGTGGCTGGGGCTGGCAGCATCTCTGCTCGGCAGGGTCCACACAGATGATAGGAAGAAGCAGGAGCAGCTTCTGAACCCCCAGCGAGTTCACATTAGCTGGTCTGTTCGCCGTGGAAAATGGAAGACGCCGCTTTTGATGTAAAAGGTCTTTGTGATGGGCTGGCGCCTGGCATAAGTCGGAGCCCTGGTGTCCTTCATGGCACCTGTGTCCCCTGGAACACAGCAAAGGCCTGCCTGAGGGGGGGCCGCCGTTCCTCCCACCAGCCCTAGCCCAACCCAAAGGGCGGAGAGTCAGCAGGGACCCCCTGCCACGACTGCTTGGGTTAAAATAGTGAAATACTTGTGTACAGTTAGGAATAGTGGCTGCCCCTTGTGCTCCCGGATCCCTACCTTAGCTCTCCCATTCCTTCTCAGGGTCTGGTACCTATATGCCACACCTGGCATAGCGTGGGAGCCTCAAGATCCTGCCCAGGATCTGCCCTGATGGGTGGCTCTCAGGTCGTTGTGATTGTTAACTCGTTTGACCCCATCCCTACCCCCAGCTTACTTACCCTTCATCACATTTCTCCCTTTAGTCTAGTGATAGCCCATCCATCCCAGCACTTCAGAGTAAGAACCCCCAGGGTCCTGGCCAAGGCTGCACTAGCTCCCCAAATGCCCACAGGCTGCAGGTCCTATCTGCTGAATTAAGAAGGAGAAGGACAGGGACAAGGAGAATACCAGTTACCATTTGTTGAACACTTCCTATGCGCCAGGCGCTAGAAGGATACTTTCTGTATGTAAAAGGGCATTCGGGGTTGACCCACTGGGGCCCAGACAATGCCTTCAACTCCTCTTCCCCAAGCTGTTTCCACCCCCAGGATGACGCAGCTCCTGTCTGTAActgggctggggagtggggagagatgCTCAGCACAAGTTCGGTCATTATTCCTCATCCGTCCCCCAACTGGTTGGGTTAGGGGCATGAGGCCAGAAGCTTACAGAATGTTCCAGAGATTCTAGGAGCAACTATCTGGGACCTTAAGCACAACCACTATGGAGGCAAACAGTCTTCCTGTCTTTGCCCTGAACCTAGCACTGCCCTAGTACACAGGGGGCATCCAGAACCAGCTTACCCTGGCTCTGATGTTTAGGTTGCTGGATAAAGTACAGGATGGCCAGTTACATTTGAGTTTCAGAtaaatgatgaataatttttcagTAGAGGTATGTTCCATGCCGTATCTAGGACATGCTTCTGCTAAAACATTACTGTTTGCCTGAAACTCAAATAACCGGGCATCCTGTAGTTTATAATTTGCTCCATCTGGTGGCCCTATGCCTGGCAGTGGCTTCACAGGCAGAGGGCATAAATCTgtgggcaggaggaagagaggaggagcagagaggacccATGTGGTGTCTAAGCTGAGACTCACTCTGTAGGCCCAGAGGGTCAGGCCCCTACTCAGAAGAATCTGATGGAATAAAATGCCTTAGAACTCTGTTCAAACCCCTCCCAgcaggccttccctgaccacctgtcTACCACAGGAGCCCCCTCAGTCCCCACTCTTTGTGTAGCCTCAACACTCACGTTCTCTGACATATCCTCAGGGACAAAAAGTGCCTCACATATTCAGGTGCTCACTAAACCTttgctgaatgactgaatgaataaatgaatgaatgaacaaaccagAATCCAAACCTGGGCCTCCTAATTTCAAACTGAGTCACTCTTTCATGCTTGTTCATTCCCTAGCTCATtttggggcagagctgggattcagtgACTCCAGATCTCCCTGCCTGGGCTGTCCCAAAAGAAAGGATcacatgttgaatgaatgaatgtctgcCCTGTACCCACCTCATGGGGCTTTTGTGAGGAAAATTTCTGTTCAAGGTGCTTTCCCCTTTGATTTCCCCAAAACTCTGTGACATAGGAAGGAGGTACTGGtgtattcccatttttcagatttggaaactaaggcccagagaagttaaagtTCTTGCTTGAGCTCACACAACTCTCAGGTGAAGGACCAGGATTTGGACTTGTACTTCCTGATTCCAAACCAAGGCCTCATTTCCTAgtccacatttattcatttgtttattcgtTCCACCATCACAGCGCCCCCAAGATGGGAGCTGGCAGGGcattaataaaattaactaaGAAGTCCTGGAACCCACAGGGCTCATTAGGCCAGCTGGATACTCAAGGAATGGCGACTCAGTGGGCCTGGTGCTTTTATAGGCTCAAAAAGCTGTAGAAGCACAAGGGCCCACTCAAATCTGCCTGGAGGGTTTcagaggacttcctggaggaggtgacatgtgAAAGTTAGCCagcagaggaagaggcaggaggcaCATTCCAGGTGGAGAGATGAAAATGTGCAAAGGTCAGGAGGTGTGAAGGCGTGTGGCCTTCTGGGAGAAGGGGGAGCCAGAGGGACGTGCTTGTGCGTGTGAGGGGTGAGGAAGgacagggctggggaggaagaccGGGCCTGCCTACAAAGGCCTGGAGTGGCAAGATGGTGGTGGCCCTTACCTACGTGCCAGCCGTACTCCCAGGATGACAGGATCGGGTACAGAAACTTCTCCTCAGGCTTCTGGCGATGCCGCTCCTGGAGGTACAAGGCCCGGCCTTGGCCATCGTGAGAGAGGCCTTGGAAGAACAACTGCAGGGTGCTGGGGGGAACCTGCCTCATTTCTAAGCCCTCTGGCTTGGGCTGGACTGACGGCCCTTGAGTTGCTCTTTGGGCCTCCCAGACTTTGTTTCCCTTGGGCGACGGGCCctggacaccccctcccccagacagcTGATCCCTGACCCCCTTGGACTCTGGCCACCTGACCTGTACCCTCTTGCTCTCAGGGGAGCTGGTGGCAGCCAAGGCTGAGCCGAAGGGGGCCCGCTGGACCCGCTTCCTGGGCGTGGGCCCCCCCTTTAGGTACTTGTGGCCATAGTGGATCTTCCAGGCGACCTGGGCTGCGGCCTCCTTCCGGATGCACTCTTGCCAGCAGGCTTGGTTCTGGGTGGTGCACAGATCCCTCATGGCagtgagggggaaggagaggagagggaggaaccATTCTGCCCCGTAGCCCTTCTTAGGCCTGTGTTTGCTCTGCTGGTGTCCATCTCCAAGGATACGTGCAGCCAATGAGGGCTGGGTTGCCAA
This DNA window, taken from Neofelis nebulosa isolate mNeoNeb1 chromosome 4, mNeoNeb1.pri, whole genome shotgun sequence, encodes the following:
- the LOC131509995 gene encoding protein ATP6V1FNB → MRDLCTTQNQACWQECIRKEAAAQVAWKIHYGHKYLKGGPTPRKRVQRAPFGSALAATSSPESKRVQVRWPESKGVRDQLSGGGGVQGPSPKGNKVWEAQRATQGPSVQPKPEGLEMRQVPPSTLQLFFQGLSHDGQGRALYLQERHRQKPEEKFLYPILSSWEYGWHVGDTGAMKDTRAPTYARRQPITKTFYIKSGVFHFPRRTDQLM